A single region of the Arthrobacter sp. V1I7 genome encodes:
- a CDS encoding cupin domain-containing protein has protein sequence MASIIRKSFDSPEETRPVRDGMGQVELVNLDAGAVGRATFLPGWKWSQHVKPIAQTDSCMASHVGYTVSGRLKVVMDDGEEIEFGPGDFGVIPPGHDAWVIGDEPYVFIDWQGMDDYAKPKQ, from the coding sequence ATGGCGTCAATCATCCGAAAAAGCTTCGATTCCCCGGAGGAGACCCGCCCCGTCAGGGACGGAATGGGCCAGGTTGAACTCGTCAATCTCGACGCGGGCGCCGTAGGGCGTGCGACGTTTCTGCCGGGATGGAAATGGTCCCAGCACGTCAAGCCAATCGCCCAGACGGACAGCTGCATGGCCTCCCACGTCGGTTACACCGTGTCCGGGCGGCTGAAGGTAGTCATGGACGACGGTGAGGAGATCGAGTTCGGCCCGGGCGACTTCGGCGTCATTCCGCCGGGGCACGACGCATGGGTCATCGGGGACGAACCGTACGTCTTCATCGACTGGCAGGGCATGGACGACTACGCCAAACCCAAGCAGTGA
- a CDS encoding DMT family transporter has translation MNFFLATLGVLGVASSGPLIAATLGATTVSALAIAFWRNAIGAAVMAGPVLIRQPRQFSRVTGSEFRWSLAAAVALALHFACFITALQLTSVAAATALVCLQSGWIAVFQLFRGVRHRWPVLAGLGIAFGGVVAITGFDMGTSPDALLGDLLAIAGGALAGIYTLAGGKARQTMGTGVYTTLCYGMCAAVVAVLALVSRQPLTGFDAAGWLGILAITVCAQLIGHTAFNHLLATMSPLLVSMIILLEIPGAALLAAAFLSETLPTGTYAGLGMILVGLAVVVLGQRRSGAERRDTERLAELGAD, from the coding sequence GTGAACTTCTTCCTTGCCACCCTCGGAGTGCTGGGCGTGGCATCCTCCGGGCCCCTCATAGCCGCTACCCTGGGTGCCACGACCGTGAGCGCTCTTGCCATCGCCTTCTGGCGCAATGCCATCGGAGCGGCCGTGATGGCCGGACCCGTGCTGATCCGGCAGCCACGGCAGTTTTCCCGTGTCACCGGCAGCGAGTTCCGCTGGTCCCTCGCCGCCGCCGTCGCCCTTGCACTTCACTTTGCCTGCTTCATCACCGCCCTGCAGCTGACCTCGGTGGCAGCGGCCACCGCCTTGGTCTGCCTACAGTCGGGCTGGATCGCCGTGTTCCAGCTGTTCAGGGGTGTGCGGCACCGCTGGCCGGTCCTCGCGGGCCTGGGCATCGCCTTTGGCGGCGTCGTGGCAATCACCGGGTTCGACATGGGCACCTCCCCGGACGCGCTCCTGGGCGATCTCCTGGCCATCGCCGGCGGCGCCCTCGCCGGGATCTACACCCTGGCCGGCGGCAAGGCACGCCAAACGATGGGGACCGGCGTTTACACGACGCTCTGCTACGGCATGTGCGCCGCCGTCGTGGCCGTGCTGGCGCTCGTGTCCCGGCAGCCGCTGACCGGATTCGATGCCGCCGGCTGGCTCGGCATCCTGGCCATCACCGTCTGTGCCCAGCTGATCGGGCACACGGCGTTCAACCACCTGCTGGCCACGATGAGCCCCCTGCTCGTGTCCATGATCATCCTGCTGGAGATACCGGGGGCCGCCCTGCTCGCTGCGGCATTCCTGTCCGAGACGCTGCCCACCGGGACATACGCCGGACTGGGCATGATCCTGGTAGGACTCGCCGTCGTCGTTCTGGGGCAACGCAGATCGGGGGCGGAGCGCCGCGATACCGAACGGCTCGCGGAGCTCGGGGCCGACTAA